In Halanaeroarchaeum sp. HSR-CO, one DNA window encodes the following:
- a CDS encoding AAA family ATPase encodes MKLAITGKGGVGKSTLAAALARSIADERSLMAIDGDPDMNLASTLGVEQPSPITQENDLIEDRAGSSGGLIQMQPDVEDVLEEHSATFGAAGRLITIGPPEGGGTGCMCPENNFIRALVTQALDYDDVIMDMEAGIEHLGRGTADDMDAMVVVIEPSRASIDTAHQIRSLANDVGIEHVFAFINRIREPAETEMIREHLELPVIGTFEYDQDVAAAGLQGTSPVDASPALRDVAETLLEDLDERVL; translated from the coding sequence ATGAAACTCGCAATTACCGGAAAGGGAGGCGTCGGCAAGTCGACGCTTGCCGCAGCACTCGCCAGGTCGATCGCCGATGAACGCTCGCTGATGGCCATCGACGGCGACCCCGATATGAACCTCGCCAGTACCCTCGGCGTCGAACAGCCCTCGCCGATCACGCAAGAGAACGATCTCATCGAGGATCGAGCCGGCTCGTCCGGCGGACTCATCCAGATGCAACCCGACGTCGAGGACGTCCTCGAGGAGCACTCGGCGACCTTCGGCGCGGCTGGTCGGCTCATCACCATCGGTCCTCCCGAAGGCGGTGGGACTGGCTGTATGTGCCCGGAGAACAACTTCATCCGGGCGTTGGTCACACAAGCGCTCGATTACGACGACGTCATCATGGATATGGAAGCGGGAATCGAACACCTCGGACGAGGGACGGCCGACGACATGGACGCCATGGTGGTCGTGATCGAACCCTCCCGGGCGTCGATAGACACGGCCCACCAGATCCGTTCGCTGGCCAACGACGTCGGCATCGAGCACGTGTTCGCGTTCATCAACCGGATCCGAGAACCGGCGGAGACGGAGATGATCCGCGAGCACCTGGAATTGCCGGTCATCGGCACCTTCGAATACGACCAGGATGTCGCCGCGGCCGGACTCCAGGGAACCTCCCCCGTGGACGCCAGTCCCGCGCTGCGGGACGTCGCCGAGACGTTACTCGAGGATCTGGACGAGCGCGTGCTGTAG
- the cooS gene encoding anaerobic carbon-monoxide dehydrogenase catalytic subunit, which translates to MSEKTPDPVFDFGPRDSADRTLDVQREVEYEMPVDRLEESQPQCPFGTAGSCCDICYMGPCRVSDDDQYGQDRGVCGATPGTVVSRNLYREIAGGVSAHSHHAREAVELLSEIADGGVADYEIKDESKLRTIAADVGVQSDGDVNEVARAVADAAAEDFAPGGETLNWIQRMPAEQREHLDEQGLLPLSSVDQQASRALAQTHQGNDSDTEHILGSAISAGIADGYAGLTMATDLQDIIFGTPTPTNAEAHLGVLEEDQVNLAVHGHSPQLSEMVVKAARELEDEAHAVGAEGINLVGICCTGNELAERHGIPLAAHSLQSELAITTGAVDAMVVDIQCIWPGISDLMECHHTQLITTMDYVRMREAKHIPFEEETALEDAKQIVREAIEGYEDRQRRQKYDVNIPDRSQQAMVGFSDTAILDVLETIDPENPAQPIVDAIQAGQLRGIVGIVGCPNPKMREAEMSEKLIENLLAADVLPVVTGCIGHIMAQGGYLDPGRVDELAGDGITELLHALGDAAGLDGPLPPVLHMGSCVDNSRIGNVIRAISEGSGIPTRDLPVAASAPELIAEKAVSIGTWALSLGLPLHTAPGLRIEASDVVTQVLTEDLKDITGGHLIQDETPDGAAEKIIDALDERRAPLVDDDVLASADD; encoded by the coding sequence ATGAGCGAGAAAACACCGGATCCCGTCTTCGATTTTGGCCCCCGAGATAGTGCAGACCGGACACTCGACGTCCAGCGAGAAGTAGAGTACGAGATGCCGGTCGATCGTCTCGAAGAGAGCCAGCCACAGTGTCCGTTCGGGACGGCTGGTAGCTGTTGTGATATCTGTTATATGGGGCCATGTCGCGTGAGCGACGACGACCAGTACGGGCAGGACAGAGGGGTTTGCGGTGCGACCCCAGGAACGGTCGTCTCGCGCAACCTGTACCGGGAGATCGCCGGTGGCGTATCGGCACACTCCCATCACGCACGCGAAGCCGTCGAACTGCTCTCCGAGATCGCGGACGGCGGCGTCGCGGATTACGAGATCAAAGACGAGTCGAAACTCCGAACGATCGCCGCCGACGTCGGCGTCCAGTCCGACGGAGACGTCAACGAGGTCGCTCGGGCGGTCGCCGACGCGGCAGCCGAGGACTTCGCGCCGGGCGGCGAGACGCTCAACTGGATCCAGCGGATGCCCGCCGAGCAACGCGAACACCTCGACGAGCAGGGGCTGCTCCCGCTCTCCAGCGTCGACCAACAGGCCTCCCGGGCACTCGCCCAGACCCACCAGGGCAACGATTCCGACACCGAACACATCCTCGGAAGCGCCATTTCCGCCGGCATCGCCGACGGCTACGCGGGCCTCACGATGGCCACGGATCTGCAGGACATCATCTTCGGGACGCCGACGCCGACGAACGCCGAGGCCCATCTCGGCGTCCTCGAAGAAGACCAGGTCAACCTGGCCGTCCACGGCCACTCACCGCAGTTGAGCGAGATGGTCGTCAAAGCCGCCCGAGAGCTCGAAGACGAGGCCCACGCGGTCGGCGCCGAGGGGATCAATCTCGTCGGGATCTGTTGTACCGGCAACGAACTCGCCGAACGACACGGGATCCCGCTCGCCGCCCACAGCCTACAATCGGAACTCGCGATCACGACCGGAGCGGTCGACGCCATGGTCGTGGACATTCAGTGTATCTGGCCGGGCATCTCCGACCTCATGGAGTGTCATCACACCCAGCTGATCACCACCATGGATTACGTCCGGATGCGGGAGGCGAAACACATCCCCTTCGAGGAAGAGACCGCACTCGAGGACGCGAAACAGATCGTTCGTGAAGCGATCGAGGGCTACGAGGACCGCCAGCGTCGCCAGAAGTACGACGTCAACATTCCGGACCGCAGCCAGCAGGCGATGGTCGGCTTCTCCGATACGGCCATCCTCGACGTTCTCGAAACGATCGATCCCGAGAACCCGGCCCAGCCGATCGTCGACGCGATCCAGGCCGGCCAGCTCCGGGGTATCGTCGGCATCGTCGGCTGTCCGAACCCCAAGATGCGCGAGGCCGAGATGTCCGAGAAGCTCATCGAGAACCTCCTCGCCGCCGACGTGCTCCCGGTCGTCACCGGGTGTATCGGGCACATCATGGCCCAGGGCGGCTACCTCGATCCGGGTCGGGTCGACGAGTTGGCAGGCGACGGCATCACCGAACTCCTGCACGCCCTCGGGGACGCCGCCGGCCTCGACGGCCCGCTCCCCCCAGTGCTTCACATGGGATCCTGTGTCGACAACTCCCGGATCGGCAACGTCATCCGTGCCATCTCCGAGGGGAGCGGGATCCCGACCCGCGACCTCCCGGTCGCAGCGAGCGCCCCCGAGCTCATCGCCGAGAAGGCGGTCAGCATCGGTACCTGGGCGCTATCGCTGGGTCTTCCACTCCACACGGCGCCCGGCCTACGCATCGAAGCCAGCGACGTCGTCACACAGGTGTTGACCGAGGACCTAAAGGACATCACCGGCGGCCACCTCATTCAGGACGAGACGCCCGATGGCGCCGCCGAGAAGATCATCGACGCACTCGACGAACGGCGCGCGCCGCTCGTCGACGACGACGTCCTCGCCAGCGCCGACGACTGA
- a CDS encoding TrkA family potassium uptake protein: MNPIHAVFRAFARRSLLRRLLRPILAFAAVVVAGVVGFRLIAGVGIIEALFWLLDPTSIELYFQHHDGPVTLVKAYAIVVLSGLVVAGLWTGETVFSAAFGGRITEEVNRMQMQSSIDELENHVVVCGYGTFGKTIANRLAIADRPVVVVEADDVQYERALADDHFVVQGDARREDALTAAGIDRASTVIGAVDDTDTNVKVAVTASQLAPMVRVVVRAGDEMDEAVARRVGADKVIVPEVVSGDRVFETL, encoded by the coding sequence ATGAACCCGATCCACGCCGTGTTCCGAGCGTTCGCTCGTCGCTCGCTACTACGACGGCTCCTCCGGCCGATACTGGCGTTCGCGGCCGTGGTCGTGGCCGGTGTCGTCGGCTTCCGGCTCATCGCCGGCGTCGGAATCATCGAGGCGCTCTTCTGGTTGCTCGACCCGACGTCCATCGAGTTGTACTTCCAGCATCACGACGGTCCGGTAACGCTGGTGAAAGCGTACGCCATCGTCGTCCTGAGTGGACTGGTCGTCGCCGGACTGTGGACCGGTGAGACGGTGTTCTCCGCCGCGTTCGGTGGCCGAATCACGGAGGAGGTCAATCGCATGCAGATGCAAAGCTCCATCGACGAACTCGAGAATCACGTCGTCGTCTGCGGGTACGGCACCTTCGGCAAGACCATCGCCAATCGGTTAGCCATCGCCGATCGACCGGTCGTGGTCGTCGAAGCGGACGACGTCCAGTACGAACGGGCCCTGGCGGACGATCACTTCGTGGTCCAGGGCGACGCCCGACGTGAGGACGCACTCACCGCCGCGGGCATCGATCGCGCATCGACGGTCATCGGCGCCGTCGACGACACCGACACGAACGTCAAGGTCGCGGTCACGGCGAGCCAACTCGCCCCGATGGTCCGCGTGGTCGTCAGGGCCGGCGACGAGATGGACGAGGCGGTCGCCCGGCGGGTCGGCGCAGACAAGGTCATCGTTCCGGAGGTCGTCAGCGGCGATCGGGTGTTCGAGACGCTCTGA
- a CDS encoding pyridoxal phosphate-dependent aminotransferase, which translates to MNRTPLRKTLSERVRSLESTPMRAMVDRAENRGGDVINLAFGDPDFDTPAHIVDAALAAATSGQTHYTSNFGIEPLRAAIARDYADHGVTVDPDAEIAVTTGAIQGLAFAIMAVADPGDEVVVPTPAWPSYFTQIGVATASLTTVPLRPVDDFALDAERVADTIDDDTAAVILSTPSNPTGQVFDADAIATVVDAAAEHDAWVIADEVYWRLVYDGEFESVASLTDYDRVVVANSASKTYAMTGWRVGWLLGPAPFVDTLAQLHQAFSTCASSVSQHALLAAMEGPQEPIQEMQEAYARRREYVVDRLESIPGVDAPAPQGGFYVFPDVRALGDSSLDVATRLVDETGIVTAPGVGFGDAGEGHLRISFASSMADLETAFDRIETFATRTIEDDRGSED; encoded by the coding sequence GTGAACCGAACGCCCCTCCGAAAGACGCTCTCCGAGCGCGTCCGATCGCTCGAGTCGACTCCGATGCGCGCGATGGTCGACCGTGCCGAGAACCGCGGCGGTGACGTAATCAACCTCGCCTTCGGCGACCCCGACTTCGACACGCCCGCGCACATCGTCGACGCCGCACTGGCCGCCGCCACGAGCGGACAGACACACTACACGAGCAACTTTGGTATCGAGCCACTCCGGGCGGCGATCGCCCGCGACTACGCCGACCACGGCGTCACCGTGGACCCAGACGCCGAGATCGCAGTGACGACCGGAGCGATCCAGGGGTTGGCCTTCGCTATCATGGCCGTGGCCGACCCCGGCGACGAGGTCGTCGTCCCGACGCCAGCCTGGCCCAGTTACTTCACGCAGATCGGTGTGGCGACCGCCTCGCTCACGACGGTCCCACTGCGCCCGGTCGACGACTTCGCCCTCGACGCGGAGCGAGTAGCCGACACCATCGACGACGATACCGCAGCCGTCATCCTCTCGACGCCATCCAACCCGACGGGCCAGGTGTTCGACGCCGACGCCATTGCCACGGTCGTCGACGCGGCCGCCGAGCACGACGCCTGGGTCATCGCCGACGAGGTCTACTGGCGACTGGTCTACGACGGCGAGTTCGAGAGCGTCGCCAGCCTGACCGACTACGACCGCGTCGTCGTGGCGAATTCGGCGTCGAAGACCTACGCGATGACGGGGTGGCGTGTGGGCTGGCTGCTCGGCCCGGCACCCTTCGTCGACACGCTGGCCCAGCTCCACCAGGCGTTTAGCACCTGCGCATCGAGTGTCTCCCAGCACGCGCTCCTCGCGGCCATGGAGGGGCCTCAGGAACCGATCCAGGAGATGCAAGAGGCGTACGCACGACGTCGCGAATACGTCGTCGACCGGCTCGAATCGATCCCGGGTGTCGACGCGCCGGCGCCTCAGGGCGGTTTCTACGTCTTTCCCGACGTGCGCGCACTGGGGGACTCGAGTCTCGACGTCGCGACGAGACTCGTCGACGAGACCGGCATCGTGACCGCGCCGGGTGTCGGGTTCGGCGACGCCGGCGAGGGGCACCTCAGGATCAGCTTCGCCTCGAGCATGGCGGACCTCGAGACGGCCTTCGATCGCATCGAGACGTTCGCGACGCGGACGATCGAAGACGATCGAGGATCGGAAGACTGA
- a CDS encoding proteasome assembly chaperone family protein: MSSTDPATFDQLTPMEAAEPTLIEGLPGHGLVASIAVDQITRQLGLEHHGNISADEFPPVVTFEDGMVRDPVRVYAGTDPAIMTLQSDMALPPQSFEPLSKCVLQDLSDEFGQAIFLAGAPAESESERGQVNGIATTDGMRQKLQDADIDLAEEPGLVGGVTGALVQACFHGGVPAAVLIVKAHPFLPDPGAAQEVVENALEPLVDFDIDTSELEQQADDIQKRMSQIAQQYQQMVEEQQGGRTDAGQPGMFQ; the protein is encoded by the coding sequence ATGAGCAGCACCGATCCGGCCACCTTCGATCAGTTGACCCCCATGGAAGCGGCGGAGCCGACGCTCATCGAGGGCCTCCCGGGCCACGGGCTCGTAGCATCCATCGCCGTGGACCAGATCACCCGCCAGCTCGGACTGGAACACCACGGCAACATCTCGGCCGACGAGTTTCCACCGGTCGTGACCTTCGAGGACGGCATGGTTCGTGATCCCGTCCGGGTGTACGCCGGGACCGATCCCGCAATCATGACCCTCCAGAGTGATATGGCGTTGCCGCCGCAGTCCTTCGAACCGCTATCCAAGTGCGTCCTCCAGGATCTCTCGGACGAGTTCGGACAGGCCATCTTCCTGGCCGGTGCTCCCGCCGAAAGCGAATCCGAACGCGGGCAGGTCAACGGCATCGCGACGACCGACGGGATGCGACAGAAACTCCAGGACGCCGATATCGACCTCGCGGAGGAGCCCGGGCTCGTCGGCGGCGTGACCGGTGCCCTCGTGCAGGCGTGTTTCCACGGTGGCGTCCCGGCGGCGGTCCTCATCGTCAAAGCACACCCGTTCCTGCCGGACCCGGGAGCGGCCCAGGAGGTCGTCGAGAACGCCCTCGAACCACTGGTCGACTTCGACATCGACACCTCGGAGCTCGAACAACAGGCAGACGACATCCAGAAGCGGATGTCCCAGATCGCCCAGCAGTACCAGCAGATGGTCGAGGAACAACAGGGTGGCCGAACGGATGCCGGTCAGCCCGGGATGTTCCAGTGA
- a CDS encoding P-loop NTPase: MVDALAVASGKGGTGKTTATLALGMALARDYDVTVVDTDTGMANLLFHAGLADVDVTLHDLLVADREATLEEATCDRFGMRIVPCGTSLEAFQAADPTRLRGVIADLAADTDVLLLDSPATLGSRGAVLPVALADRIVLVVQPTIPAITDALKVQEYATAYGTGVAGVLFNKVHDPASVDRIVDRAGQYFEGPIIGTVPMDDAAREARRAGTPLLAHAPDSDAGGAYRDAADAIDVAVGEPEAFADRFRNAVIPDPP, translated from the coding sequence ATGGTTGACGCCCTGGCCGTGGCGTCGGGGAAGGGTGGAACCGGCAAGACGACGGCGACGCTCGCCCTCGGGATGGCGCTGGCACGTGACTACGACGTGACGGTGGTCGACACGGACACCGGGATGGCGAATCTCCTCTTTCACGCCGGCCTGGCTGACGTCGACGTGACCTTACACGACCTGCTGGTCGCCGACCGCGAGGCAACCCTCGAGGAAGCGACGTGCGACCGGTTCGGGATGCGCATCGTCCCGTGCGGGACGAGTCTCGAGGCCTTCCAGGCGGCGGACCCGACCCGCCTTCGTGGGGTCATCGCCGACCTCGCCGCGGACACGGACGTCTTGCTTCTGGACTCCCCGGCGACCCTCGGGAGTCGCGGCGCGGTACTGCCCGTCGCCCTGGCCGACCGCATCGTCCTGGTGGTTCAGCCGACCATCCCGGCGATAACTGACGCGCTCAAGGTCCAGGAGTACGCGACGGCCTACGGGACCGGCGTCGCCGGCGTCCTGTTCAACAAGGTCCACGACCCTGCGTCGGTCGACCGGATCGTCGACCGCGCTGGTCAGTACTTCGAGGGACCGATCATCGGGACCGTCCCGATGGACGACGCCGCCAGGGAGGCCCGCCGGGCGGGAACGCCGCTGCTCGCCCACGCTCCCGACAGCGATGCCGGCGGCGCGTACCGCGACGCGGCCGACGCCATCGACGTCGCCGTGGGCGAACCCGAAGCGTTCGCCGACCGCTTCCGGAACGCCGTCATCCCCGATCCACCATGA
- a CDS encoding type II secretion system F family protein: MSERSWTMLDGVLTLAFARNPNAPRTAHLRQLFRATTGSGDITVFLGRLYGLSWIAFALTAGIGYAFGQALPPVVDRRLVAGLSALPLLSPSFVEKVITPLLALGFGLLGKRATIRGAVVLLERRARRQRDRIERSLPRTVRYMHVLASGTTDVRSLIAQVAERERAFGETARAFQRIQGTASITGTVDDAIRIIARDTPSRQRLAPFLLTLRLRAREGPQALARFLHLESRMLARQDAQRAGTAKRYLGSVVQLFVVLLVLPAVAVVTVAVASGLSETTSLPAVETARWIRGQVLVSPVSALVVLVLGFGASGLVYVLRPAGYRWSRYRSSNTLWRVVATAHRNPANALVLLVPLGTVLVGWFASHGTPVYTALTTGYVLVALPVGLIEWRRAKRDAAKDRYLPAFLHEVAHQVHLGRSFTEAAEHVADDERLGPLDPDVADLAIDLRVAQNDRPVRGAALDRFVDRVGTPLAERTVGMIAGALDAGSQTAAAFEALQSEAGRLYHQERAVKDEMSLFLAIGWAASLLVVGIVVAVNVAALGTTVPVGGQTAALSGGPTRPPMFYLLTQATVLASGWFAGVAGRGVYEGLLHSGALVLVTFLAFAGSGLL, translated from the coding sequence ATGAGCGAACGGTCGTGGACGATGCTGGACGGCGTGCTGACACTCGCGTTCGCCCGAAATCCCAACGCTCCTCGAACCGCGCACCTTCGCCAGTTGTTCCGTGCGACGACCGGGTCGGGAGACATCACAGTATTCCTGGGACGCCTCTACGGACTGTCCTGGATCGCGTTCGCCCTCACCGCGGGCATCGGCTACGCGTTCGGACAGGCGCTCCCGCCGGTCGTCGATCGCCGGCTCGTCGCTGGACTGAGTGCGTTGCCGCTGCTTTCGCCGTCTTTCGTCGAGAAGGTGATAACGCCCCTTCTCGCGCTCGGTTTCGGGCTACTCGGGAAACGGGCGACGATTCGCGGTGCCGTCGTGCTCCTCGAGCGGCGCGCCCGGCGACAGCGCGATCGGATCGAACGGAGTCTCCCCCGGACCGTGCGGTACATGCACGTCCTCGCCTCCGGCACGACCGACGTTCGATCGCTCATCGCCCAGGTGGCCGAGCGCGAGCGCGCATTCGGTGAGACCGCACGAGCGTTCCAGCGTATCCAGGGGACCGCATCGATCACGGGAACCGTCGACGACGCGATTCGGATCATAGCGCGTGATACGCCCTCCAGGCAGCGTCTCGCGCCGTTCTTGTTGACACTCCGCTTGCGAGCGCGCGAAGGCCCGCAGGCGCTCGCTCGGTTCTTGCACCTGGAGAGTCGGATGCTCGCGAGACAGGACGCCCAGCGCGCCGGTACCGCCAAGCGGTATCTCGGGAGTGTCGTCCAGTTATTCGTCGTCTTGCTCGTGCTACCCGCGGTGGCCGTCGTCACGGTCGCAGTCGCCTCGGGGCTATCCGAGACGACGTCGCTCCCGGCGGTCGAGACGGCCCGATGGATCCGAGGACAGGTGCTGGTCTCCCCGGTGAGTGCGCTGGTCGTCCTCGTCCTCGGATTCGGGGCGAGTGGTCTCGTCTACGTCCTGCGCCCGGCGGGGTATCGGTGGTCTCGGTACCGGAGTTCGAACACGCTGTGGCGCGTGGTCGCGACGGCCCACCGGAATCCAGCGAACGCCCTCGTCCTCCTCGTACCCCTCGGGACCGTCCTCGTCGGCTGGTTCGCTAGCCACGGGACACCGGTATACACGGCACTCACCACCGGATACGTGCTGGTGGCCCTCCCAGTCGGACTGATCGAGTGGCGCCGGGCGAAACGCGACGCCGCGAAAGACCGGTATCTGCCGGCGTTCCTGCACGAGGTCGCCCACCAGGTCCACCTCGGCCGGTCGTTCACCGAGGCGGCCGAACACGTCGCCGACGACGAGCGACTCGGCCCGCTCGACCCGGACGTGGCCGATCTGGCGATCGACCTCCGCGTTGCCCAGAACGACCGGCCGGTCAGGGGAGCGGCACTCGACCGGTTCGTCGACCGGGTAGGAACGCCGCTCGCCGAGCGGACCGTCGGTATGATCGCGGGAGCGCTGGACGCGGGCAGTCAGACGGCAGCGGCGTTCGAGGCCCTCCAGAGCGAGGCGGGGCGATTGTACCACCAGGAGCGAGCCGTCAAAGACGAGATGTCGCTCTTTCTCGCCATCGGCTGGGCGGCCTCGCTGCTCGTCGTCGGTATCGTCGTCGCCGTCAACGTGGCCGCGCTGGGAACCACCGTTCCCGTCGGTGGCCAGACCGCGGCTCTCTCTGGTGGGCCGACAAGGCCACCGATGTTCTACCTCCTGACCCAGGCCACGGTTCTCGCCAGTGGCTGGTTCGCCGGTGTCGCCGGTCGGGGGGTCTACGAGGGGCTGTTACACTCCGGAGCGCTGGTCCTCGTCACGTTCCTCGCCTTCGCCGGGTCCGGACTGCTGTGA
- a CDS encoding secretion system protein, which translates to MADPLPATVPSPASPGAATAWYAPAVREQYRIGPDIVATVRDGDDGFEYETRTPPIAAETRAAATRVETYLDGVEDVNRPRTREGTVERLESGLARPYRQVVDRMTETTPDQRRRLGYHLTASVQGLGSLTPLALDDRIRVADASGDDIVVHTVDFAPARTEFSTDDPYLDRFLSERLARYTVTFHHRDVPVTVYRERVLGGDVFETKYHVHDPVRLPGDDELLATVEARLVEESVGKVVADRVRYVEDRARRLLKRKLVAESTRSALGVVRRGLRGALATIGVLDPPVLGRDLDERIDDLVFLVVRDLVGEDRLTIPIRDPHLERVEANRVGERITVVPRPGAFEHEGRLPMTAMFEAERRFVTLAKRLAGAGGVELGPRTPHASVSFEPEPGMAIGCSVALPSASADGPYISIDKRGLDPVTPVDALEAGTLEPELVGLLWLAIEHHQAIAIVGPERARPASLVEAHAPFVPLEDQPVTIADRTRSVTLPHETDISLTTDALVPAADGTAPLERATDLRPDVTVMTALEREAAFRHFGDALARGQGLLVSANADDFAAFAHRAVGKGLPLYTLGSLDLVLTVRTVEGQTAVTAVETPTCDPDGGRIVVDSTQCGLRAVRNEPDDADGGPQFATFLESLASRSGRSVEDLAAAHQRRVRYVRYLRTAGIDETDELFSFLADLRTDEAATVERIHRVLSE; encoded by the coding sequence ATGGCCGATCCGTTACCGGCGACCGTCCCGTCGCCCGCTTCGCCAGGGGCGGCGACGGCGTGGTACGCCCCGGCCGTGCGGGAGCAGTACCGCATCGGCCCGGACATCGTGGCGACCGTCCGAGATGGCGACGATGGATTCGAGTACGAGACCAGAACACCGCCGATCGCGGCCGAGACGCGAGCGGCTGCCACCCGCGTCGAGACCTATCTCGACGGCGTCGAAGACGTGAACCGCCCGCGGACACGTGAAGGCACGGTCGAGCGGCTGGAGTCGGGACTCGCGCGTCCATACCGCCAGGTCGTCGACCGGATGACCGAGACGACCCCGGATCAGCGACGGCGACTGGGCTATCACCTGACGGCGTCCGTCCAGGGGCTGGGGTCGCTCACGCCGCTGGCGCTGGACGATCGCATCCGCGTCGCGGACGCGAGCGGCGACGATATCGTGGTCCATACCGTGGATTTCGCGCCCGCCAGGACCGAGTTCTCTACCGACGATCCCTACCTCGATCGATTTCTGAGCGAGCGACTGGCCAGGTATACGGTCACGTTCCACCACAGAGACGTGCCGGTGACGGTCTATCGGGAACGCGTCCTCGGCGGGGACGTCTTCGAAACCAAGTACCACGTTCACGATCCGGTCCGACTGCCGGGCGACGACGAGCTCCTCGCGACGGTCGAGGCGCGACTCGTCGAGGAATCCGTGGGGAAGGTGGTCGCGGACCGGGTGAGGTACGTCGAGGACCGGGCGCGCCGACTGTTGAAACGGAAGCTCGTGGCTGAATCCACTCGATCCGCGCTCGGAGTCGTGAGACGTGGACTCCGCGGTGCACTCGCGACCATCGGCGTCCTCGATCCACCGGTTCTCGGGCGAGATCTCGACGAACGCATCGACGACCTCGTTTTCCTCGTCGTCCGGGACCTGGTCGGCGAGGATCGACTGACGATCCCCATCAGAGACCCCCATCTCGAACGAGTCGAGGCGAACCGGGTCGGAGAGCGGATCACGGTCGTCCCCAGACCAGGTGCTTTCGAACACGAGGGGAGACTTCCGATGACGGCGATGTTCGAAGCCGAACGCCGCTTCGTCACGCTCGCCAAACGCCTCGCGGGCGCGGGTGGGGTCGAACTCGGCCCGCGAACACCGCATGCATCGGTGTCGTTCGAACCCGAGCCGGGCATGGCGATCGGCTGCTCTGTCGCGCTCCCGTCGGCCAGCGCAGACGGGCCCTACATCTCGATCGACAAACGTGGCCTCGATCCAGTAACTCCGGTCGACGCGCTCGAGGCAGGCACCCTCGAGCCCGAACTCGTCGGGCTACTCTGGCTCGCCATCGAACACCACCAGGCCATCGCGATCGTGGGCCCAGAACGGGCCAGACCGGCATCGCTCGTCGAGGCACACGCACCGTTCGTCCCCCTCGAGGACCAGCCAGTGACGATTGCCGATCGAACCCGATCGGTGACACTTCCCCACGAGACGGACATCTCGCTGACGACCGACGCGCTCGTCCCGGCGGCGGACGGGACGGCCCCGCTGGAACGCGCCACCGACCTCCGCCCGGACGTGACCGTCATGACAGCGCTCGAGCGCGAGGCGGCGTTCCGTCACTTCGGCGACGCGCTCGCGAGGGGGCAGGGACTGCTCGTCTCCGCGAACGCCGACGACTTCGCCGCCTTCGCCCACAGAGCCGTCGGCAAGGGGCTACCGCTCTACACCCTCGGATCCCTCGACCTCGTCCTGACCGTGCGGACCGTCGAGGGACAGACGGCGGTTACGGCGGTTGAGACTCCGACGTGTGATCCGGACGGTGGACGGATCGTCGTCGACAGCACGCAGTGTGGGCTTCGAGCGGTCCGCAACGAACCGGACGACGCCGATGGGGGACCCCAGTTCGCCACGTTCCTCGAATCGCTGGCGTCGAGAAGCGGCCGGTCGGTCGAGGACCTGGCGGCCGCCCACCAGCGTCGCGTCCGCTACGTGCGTTATCTCCGGACGGCGGGCATCGACGAGACGGACGAACTGTTCTCCTTCCTCGCCGACCTCCGCACCGACGAGGCGGCCACCGTCGAACGCATCCACCGGGTGCTATCCGAATGA